The Oscillospiraceae bacterium genome includes a region encoding these proteins:
- a CDS encoding homocysteine S-methyltransferase family protein has product MRKFPLKLPLVLDGATGTHLFELGLKLGECPESWILKSADNSEAVIALQTEYYKAGSDIVLAPTFGANPFVLKRYSLDKECEEMNKRLTALTVEARERYYKCCGRDKKVYIAGDISPSGRFLLPYGETGFDELVSSFTRQAIALDEAGADLFVIETQVSLSEARAALYAVKSITEKPVFVTVTIDENGATLSGEPSEACLISLSSAGADAFGINCSRGADEMLPYIKRLCETRAEGYPLIAKPNGGLPNASNIKQSETGEDFCCSAANLYTAGAAIVGGCCGTGPEHIALLSKKIKSLKETMTHSDSFKTLASNAGIIYDISKMPLSPEIVCGIDLGDIAAEYDGCVALIRINSENDADELVEALPFLTGPVMFISDSFIALKRAFAVYPGRAALSGGSNITESERERLIAEFSPAVTDGENGI; this is encoded by the coding sequence ATGAGAAAATTTCCGTTAAAACTGCCTCTTGTTCTCGACGGAGCGACAGGTACCCATTTGTTTGAATTAGGTTTAAAGCTCGGAGAATGTCCGGAAAGCTGGATTCTTAAAAGCGCCGATAATTCCGAAGCCGTGATTGCTCTGCAGACGGAGTATTACAAAGCGGGCTCGGATATAGTGCTGGCTCCGACATTCGGAGCGAACCCGTTTGTGCTGAAGAGATATTCGCTTGATAAAGAATGCGAAGAAATGAACAAGCGGCTGACAGCCCTTACAGTTGAGGCGCGGGAGCGTTATTATAAGTGCTGCGGAAGAGATAAAAAGGTATATATCGCGGGCGACATATCTCCGTCGGGCAGGTTTTTATTACCATATGGAGAGACTGGCTTTGATGAGCTTGTATCGAGTTTTACGCGTCAGGCAATTGCTCTTGATGAAGCCGGAGCAGATTTATTCGTAATAGAGACACAGGTTTCTCTTTCGGAGGCGCGTGCCGCGCTTTACGCTGTGAAGAGCATTACGGAAAAGCCCGTTTTTGTAACTGTAACAATAGACGAAAACGGCGCCACATTAAGCGGAGAACCTTCGGAGGCATGCCTTATTTCGCTTTCGTCGGCAGGAGCTGACGCGTTCGGAATTAACTGCTCACGCGGAGCGGATGAAATGCTTCCGTATATAAAAAGGCTTTGCGAGACACGGGCGGAGGGATATCCGCTTATAGCCAAGCCGAACGGCGGACTGCCGAATGCGTCAAATATAAAGCAAAGCGAAACGGGAGAGGATTTTTGCTGCTCCGCCGCGAACTTGTATACCGCAGGAGCCGCAATAGTCGGAGGCTGCTGCGGAACTGGTCCGGAGCATATAGCCTTGCTTTCAAAAAAGATTAAATCGTTGAAAGAAACGATGACGCATTCCGATTCGTTTAAAACGCTTGCTTCAAACGCCGGGATCATATATGATATAAGTAAAATGCCGCTGAGTCCTGAGATTGTATGCGGAATTGACTTAGGCGACATAGCCGCGGAATATGACGGCTGCGTCGCGCTTATCCGGATAAACTCGGAAAATGATGCGGACGAGCTTGTTGAGGCTCTGCCATTTCTGACAGGTCCGGTAATGTTTATTTCGGACAGCTTCATAGCGTTAAAACGGGCGTTTGCGGTATATCCGGGACGCGCCGCGCTGAGCGGCGGCTCTAATATTACAGAAAGTGAAAGAGAACGGTTGATCGCGGAATTTTCGCCGGCTGTAACGGACGGGGAAAACGGAATATGA